From the genome of Treponema peruense:
GCCGACGAAGAACTCAGAAAAACACTTATGCCTGTTACACTCGGGAACCCGCTACCGGAACTAAAAAAAGCCATTGCCTACTATATAAACAAAACAGGAAAGCGCGTCACACTTGAAGCAGCACTTCTTGCCGGAACAAACACGACAAAAGAAAGTGCACAGCGTCTTATAGAATTTGCTTCGGGAATGGACGTTTACATCAACCTTATTCCGTGGAACCCTGTTGAAGGAATGGAATTCAAGACTCCTTCACAGAATGAATGCCGCTTTTTTGTACAGTTGCTTGAAAAAGCCGGCCTTAACGTAAGCATGAGAACACGCCGCGGTGTAAAAATAGGCGGTGCATGCGGCCAGTTGGGACGTTCGGTTTCGCAGCATAACAAAAATTGCGATTCCGGCAAAGAACAGAAAAATTAAACTTTAAACGTATCCTTACACAACTGCAAAAAACTCTCTTGAAAATTTCACTGTTCATGATTATAATGTAACTATTGATTTTTTGCGGGAGCTAACAGATGCAAAAGAAGATTTATGTAACTGGAATGGATGATGATTCAACTGCGGCAAAAGTAGATGAGGCAGTAAAAGCTGTAGCCGGAGTTGCTTCCGTAGTATCATCTGCAGCCAAATGCCAGGTCTGTGTAGACTTTGACGAAAGTGTTGCCGGTATAGAAGACGCTATAAACAACGCAATCAGTTCTACCGGTGTCATTGCACTCGGCTGAATTTTGTCTATGAAAATTACAATTCTTGACGGCAATGCGCTTAATCCGGGCGACTTGTCTTGGAAACCGCTTGAAGAATTCGGTTCAGTAACAGTATATCCGCGTACAGAACAAAAAGATGTTGTTTCCAGAATAGGAGACAGCGATGCAGTTCTTCTTAACAAAATAAACATTACAGAAGAAATACTTGCGGCCTGCCCCTCCCTGCGCTACATCGGCGTACAGGCAACCGGCTACAATGTGATTGACCTCGAAGCATGCAGACGCCACAATGTTACGGTAACAAACGTTCCGACTTACAGTACGGCAGGCGTTTCTCAGCTTACATTTGCATTCATCCTCGAATTTGCATGTAAAACAGCAGAACATTCGGCAAGTGTTATGGCCGGTGACTGGGTAAAAAGCAAAGACTTCTGTTACTGGAAGCACGCTCCGGTCGAACTTGACGGCAAAACACTCGGAATCTTTGGCTACGGCAGCATAGGTTCAAGGGTTGAATCAATAGCAAAAGCTTTCGGAATGCGTACAATTGTCTGTACAAGAACCCCGAATCCACTTATAGAAAATCCTGTAGATGCAGAACAGCTTTTCAAACAGTCAGATTTTCTTACTCTCCATGCACCTTTGACAGAGGCAACGCGCGGAATAGTCAATGAAAAGAACATTTCACTCATGAAAGAAACTGCAGTAATCATAAACACTGCAAGAGGTGCCCTTGTTGACGAAAATGCCGTAAGAAAAGCCCTTGACACAGGCAGAATAGCAGGTTATGCCGCAGATGTAGTCAGCGAAGAGCCAATGAAAGCAGACAATCCCCTTCTTGGTGCACCCAACTGCCTTTTAACTCCGCACATTGCGTGGGCTGCAACAGAAACCAGACAGAGACTTCTTGACATTGTAATAGCAAACATACGCTGTTTTATTGCCGGCTGCCCACAGAACGTAGTAAGTTAAGACAAACACATTACTGTTTTTGATGTAGTTTTCAATATTGACAGTTTTATAAATACTGTATAAACTTCAGTAGTATTTAAGTTTTTACAGAAAAGAGGTAACCTATGGGAAAAACAATAGCACAGAAAATTTTTGCCGCTCACATGGTTGAGCAGCCGTTTGAAGGAACAAATATTCTTAAGTTGGACCGTGTATTCTGCCACGAAATAACAACCCCTATTGCCATCAACGACCTTGTAGAAAGAGGAAAAGACAGGGTTTTTGACAGCACAAAAATCAAGGCAGTAATAGACCATGTTACACCTGCAAAAGACAGCAAATGTGCAATGCAGGAAAAAATATTGCGCGAATGGGCACGTAGAAACGACATAAAGGACTTCTTTGACATAGGAGCCAACGGTGTATGCCATGCCATATTCCCCGAGAAAGGCTTTGTAAGACCGGGCTTTACAGTAATCATGGGAGACAGCCATACCTGTACACACGGTGCTTTCGGTGCATTTGCAGCAGGAGTCGGAACAACTGACCTTGAAGTAGGAATTCTTAAAGGAGTATGTTCATTCCGCGAGCCAAAAACAATAAAATTTGTTCTTAACGGAAAACTTAAAGAAGGCGTTTTTGCCAAAGACGTAATTCTCTGGCTTATCGGTCAGATTGGTGTAAACGGAGCTACAAACTGCGTAGTTGAATTTACAGGACCCATAGTAGATGCCTTCTCAATGGAAGAGCGCATGACAATCTGCAACATGGCTGTAGAAGCCGGTGCAACAAGCGGTATCTGCCTTCCTGATATGACAACAGTAGAATACCTTTGGCCGTTCATTCAGGATGAATTTGCATCAAAAGAAGCAGCCCTTGCTGAATATTCAAAGTGGAATGATGATGCAGATGCAGAATATGAAAAAATTTACACTTTTGACTTGTCAAATCTTGCTCCTGTTTGTACTGTTGAATATAAGCCTGACCAGATAAAAGCTGTTTCTGACATGAAGGGAACAAAAGTTGATCAGGTTTACATCGGCAGCTGCACCAACGGAAGAATAAGTGACCTTCGTGTTGCCGCTTCTATTCTTAAGGGACACAAGATTGCAGACGGCGTAAGGGGAATTGTTTCTCCTGCAACACCAAAGGTTTACAAAATGGCTCTTGATGAAGGTCTCATTGACATTTTCATGGATGCAGGTTTCTGTGTTACAAACCCAACCTGCGGTGCCTGTCTTGGAATGAGCAACGGTGTTCTTGCAGAAGGTGAAGTCTGTGCTTCTACCACAAACAGAAACTTTAACGGACGCATGGGCAAAGGCGGAATGGTTCACCTTATGAGCCCGGCTACGGCTGCAGCTACAGCAATTGCAGGTACAATAACAAATTCAAGCCTTTACAGAGGCTAAATGCGCATTGCGGCTCCGTGAACTGAGTTTTTCTTGGTTCACAGGAGTTACAATATATGAAATTAACAAAGAGGAAAGCTATGAAACAGTTCGGTGGTGAAGTTCTTTTTCTGGACCGCTCAGACATTAATACTGACGAAATTATTCCAGCAAAATATCTTACGGAAAATACCAAGCAGGCTTTGGCTCCCTATCTTCTGGAAGATTTAAAGCTTGAAGGATTTAATCCCAAGACAGACGTTCCCGGAAAAAAAGTTATCATTACACGCGAGAACTTCGGTTGCGGTTCCAGCCGTGAACATGCTCCGTGGGCCCTTGAGGTAAACGGAATCTACTGTGTTATAGCAGTAAATTTTGCACGCATTTTCAGACAGAACATGTACAACTGCGGCCTTCTTGCTCTTGATCTTGACAAAAAAACTATAGAAGATATGTTCCATACATTTGCCAGCAAAGATACAGAATGTAAGATTGAGCAGAAAGAAGACGGAACATGGAAAGTCAAGCTTATTGCCGGTTCACTTTCAAAGAGTTACCCGTTCAACCTGGAAGGTTTTGAAAAGGCTCTCATAGAAAATGACGGCTGGATTGGCTACGCAGACAAAAAATATTGAGTTCATAAAAAAGCGGCTGTCTTATAAGGGGGACAGCCGCTTTTTTTAGTCTACCAAACCGCGTTGTTCCAGTTCGGAAAGGATTTGTTCAACAATCTGCTCCGGAGTATATTTTGCAGTGTCAATTTTCATGTCTGCAAAAGCATAGTCACTGTTGTCTATTCCGTAAAGTTTTTTATAGCGGCGGGAATCTTCACTGTCGCGCATGGCTGTAAACGCCTTGATCTGTTCAATATCCCCTCCTTCGCGGTTAAGGATTCTTTTTGCCCTTACATCATCATCTGCTATGAGATAGACTTTAAGATCTGCCTCTTTAAGCATCCATATTGCGAGGCGGCTTCCCAAAACGCAACTTTCACTTCTGGCAAGTTCTACCTGCCGTGTATCTACGGTAACATCATAACTGTCATCTGTTTTTGCATTTTCTATTACCTGCGCAAGAGTAAGATTTTTTTCGGCCGCAAGCTGTCTGAACGTAAAGTTAATGAGTTTTACACCGAGCTTCTGCGCCAGAAGAGTGCTTACAGTTGTGTTGCCGCAGCCAGACCTTCCGCTTATGGCGATTCTAAGCTCTTTGCCTTCGGGAATTGCATAGTTTTTCATAACGAACTTCCTTTATTCAACTTTATTCAACATTTTTGGACTGCTCGCGTATGTTTTCAAGAGCATCCTTTGCTTTTATTACCATTGCGCCGACTTCTGTAAACTGGTTTTTGCTGCCGATTGTGTTTATTTCACGGTTTGCTTCCTGACATATAAAGTCAATGCGCTTTCCCGGAACAGGATTTTCAAGGAATTCCTTTCTGAGTGCCTTGAGATGGCTTGCAAGACGTATAATTTCTTCATTTATTGTATATTTTACAAGCATTGCCGCTGTTTCTTCCATTATGCGGTTTTCGTCGGCATGGTCTCCAAGAAGTTCTCTAAAACGGCCTTCAATCTGAGTGCGGAACTTTTCTTCCATTTTGGGCTGCCATTCCTTAAAGAAAGCGGCGCACGAGTCAAGCACGTCAAGTTTAGCAAGAAGATCGGCCTTTAGATTTTCACCTTCACGCTTTCTGTCAGAAACAAACTGCGCCAGAACTTCACCGAGTATTCCGTTTATTTTATTCCAGTAAACTTCGGCATCATAATCGTGCGAGACATTAAGGACGCCTTCCTGCCCGACAACAAGTGAAAGCGGAATATTTTCTTTCTGAAGACCAATTGCATCTGCTATCTGCGAAATTGCGTCATAATACATTTTTGCAGCCTTGGGATCTGCTGTTACCGTTGCCGTAGAGTTCAAGTCGCGCACACGGATGCTCAGATCAATTTTGCCGCGTGCAATGCTTTCTGTAACCAAAGAGCGTATTCTTGCTTCAAGTGAGTTAAGGTAGGAAGGAATGTTTACATTAAGGTCCATAAACCTTGAATTTACCGAGCGGATTTCTACACTTACCTGAGTTCCGTCAACGACTGTTTCTTTGTAGCCGTAGCCTGTCATGCTGTTCATAATTTAACCTCGCATCCTAAATTCTTAAGCTTTTCTAAAAGAAGTTTTCCTGCCTTCCAGTTGTCACCGGCACCCATTGTTACAAAAACGTATCCGTCGGGATATTTGGGGCCGCTGGGAACAGAAAGTTTTTTAAGCGCACACTCAGCCGCTTCTTCAAATTCGGCGGCATATGTTACGTCGGGGTGTTTTTTTGCTGTATGTTCTGCAAGAATTTTTCCTGTAACCGGCGCAGCACTCGCGTCTTCTCTGGCACTGGCATATATTTTGTTTATGATTACGCTGTCTGCAGAAGAAAAGCTTGAAGCAAACTCATCCAGAAGTGCCGCCGTTCTAGTATAAGTGTGGCTCATAAAGTCTACAATTATTTTGTGTCCGCGGTAAAAGTCCCTGTAGCCTGCCAGTGTAGAAGCAACCGCAGTCGGGTGATGGCCGTAGTCGTCTATTACAATAATTTCCTGTCCGCATGGAGAAACAGCGCGGGCAACAATTTCGCTGCGTCTTTTACCGCCGCGGAATTTTTCAAGTGAAGCGGCAATTTTTTTTGTATAGTCCGCTGGATTTTTTTTGTCTTCTGCAAGAAGTTCACGGCAAAGTGCTACGGCTGCAGCGGCATTTCTTACATTGTGGTCTCCAGGAACACGTATGCTTAATTCACCTGTACAGGCAAGACTGAACGCATGTTTTCCGGCGCTTACCTTTCCAATTTTTAAGGAATAATCGCCCTGTGCCTTTTCGCCATACGGAATAAAACGTATGTCGCTTCTTTTTGAACGGGCAATCTCTGCAGTTTCGCATGCACCCTTGTCGTCTGCGCAGTAAATTAAAGTTCCGCCGTGAGGAAGACGCATTATGTAGTCTACAAAAGCATCCCTTATGTCATTGTACGTCGGGTAATAATCCTGATGGTCGCTTTCTACTGAAGTAAGAATAATTTTCTGCGGAAAAAAAGCCATAAAATGACGCTGATACTCGCATGTTTCGGCAACAAAATAATGATGGTCAGAAGATTTGCACAACGGAGACGTCATTGTACAAGAATTGCCGAACGAAGCAATTACACTTCCTGCAAGAACCTGCGAAGGAAGATCCAAATCTTCAAGAATAGTACCGCAAAGACCTGTAGTTGTAGTTTTGCCGTGAACACCGCAGACACCGCAGCTGTATGCCGTTCTGCTTATTGCACCCAGGGCCTCGCTGTAAAGCATCATTGGAATACCGCGGGATGCAGCTTCAATAAGGTCGGGATTTTTTTCTGCAGAATATGCGCTTGAATAAATTACGTAATTTACAGAAGGTGTAATATTGCTTCGGGAAAAAGGAAGTGCTTTTATTCCAAGTGAATCAAGAACGTCGTCGGTATAAAAATGTTCAGAAACATCACTGCCGGTAATTTTTGCACCGCGGGAATTAAGAATTTCCACAAGTGCAACCATTCCGGTTCCCTTTATTCCTACAAAGTGGAAGTGAACTCCCCTTAGA
Proteins encoded in this window:
- a CDS encoding cation transporter, which encodes MQKKIYVTGMDDDSTAAKVDEAVKAVAGVASVVSSAAKCQVCVDFDESVAGIEDAINNAISSTGVIALG
- a CDS encoding D-2-hydroxyacid dehydrogenase, whose translation is MKITILDGNALNPGDLSWKPLEEFGSVTVYPRTEQKDVVSRIGDSDAVLLNKINITEEILAACPSLRYIGVQATGYNVIDLEACRRHNVTVTNVPTYSTAGVSQLTFAFILEFACKTAEHSASVMAGDWVKSKDFCYWKHAPVELDGKTLGIFGYGSIGSRVESIAKAFGMRTIVCTRTPNPLIENPVDAEQLFKQSDFLTLHAPLTEATRGIVNEKNISLMKETAVIINTARGALVDENAVRKALDTGRIAGYAADVVSEEPMKADNPLLGAPNCLLTPHIAWAATETRQRLLDIVIANIRCFIAGCPQNVVS
- a CDS encoding 3-isopropylmalate dehydratase large subunit gives rise to the protein MGKTIAQKIFAAHMVEQPFEGTNILKLDRVFCHEITTPIAINDLVERGKDRVFDSTKIKAVIDHVTPAKDSKCAMQEKILREWARRNDIKDFFDIGANGVCHAIFPEKGFVRPGFTVIMGDSHTCTHGAFGAFAAGVGTTDLEVGILKGVCSFREPKTIKFVLNGKLKEGVFAKDVILWLIGQIGVNGATNCVVEFTGPIVDAFSMEERMTICNMAVEAGATSGICLPDMTTVEYLWPFIQDEFASKEAALAEYSKWNDDADAEYEKIYTFDLSNLAPVCTVEYKPDQIKAVSDMKGTKVDQVYIGSCTNGRISDLRVAASILKGHKIADGVRGIVSPATPKVYKMALDEGLIDIFMDAGFCVTNPTCGACLGMSNGVLAEGEVCASTTNRNFNGRMGKGGMVHLMSPATAAATAIAGTITNSSLYRG
- a CDS encoding 3-isopropylmalate dehydratase small subunit, with the translated sequence MKQFGGEVLFLDRSDINTDEIIPAKYLTENTKQALAPYLLEDLKLEGFNPKTDVPGKKVIITRENFGCGSSREHAPWALEVNGIYCVIAVNFARIFRQNMYNCGLLALDLDKKTIEDMFHTFASKDTECKIEQKEDGTWKVKLIAGSLSKSYPFNLEGFEKALIENDGWIGYADKKY
- the cmk gene encoding (d)CMP kinase; the encoded protein is MKNYAIPEGKELRIAISGRSGCGNTTVSTLLAQKLGVKLINFTFRQLAAEKNLTLAQVIENAKTDDSYDVTVDTRQVELARSESCVLGSRLAIWMLKEADLKVYLIADDDVRAKRILNREGGDIEQIKAFTAMRDSEDSRRYKKLYGIDNSDYAFADMKIDTAKYTPEQIVEQILSELEQRGLVD
- a CDS encoding YicC/YloC family endoribonuclease, translated to MNSMTGYGYKETVVDGTQVSVEIRSVNSRFMDLNVNIPSYLNSLEARIRSLVTESIARGKIDLSIRVRDLNSTATVTADPKAAKMYYDAISQIADAIGLQKENIPLSLVVGQEGVLNVSHDYDAEVYWNKINGILGEVLAQFVSDRKREGENLKADLLAKLDVLDSCAAFFKEWQPKMEEKFRTQIEGRFRELLGDHADENRIMEETAAMLVKYTINEEIIRLASHLKALRKEFLENPVPGKRIDFICQEANREINTIGSKNQFTEVGAMVIKAKDALENIREQSKNVE
- the murC gene encoding UDP-N-acetylmuramate--L-alanine ligase, giving the protein MTNEKTLPENLRGVHFHFVGIKGTGMVALVEILNSRGAKITGSDVSEHFYTDDVLDSLGIKALPFSRSNITPSVNYVIYSSAYSAEKNPDLIEAASRGIPMMLYSEALGAISRTAYSCGVCGVHGKTTTTGLCGTILEDLDLPSQVLAGSVIASFGNSCTMTSPLCKSSDHHYFVAETCEYQRHFMAFFPQKIILTSVESDHQDYYPTYNDIRDAFVDYIMRLPHGGTLIYCADDKGACETAEIARSKRSDIRFIPYGEKAQGDYSLKIGKVSAGKHAFSLACTGELSIRVPGDHNVRNAAAAVALCRELLAEDKKNPADYTKKIAASLEKFRGGKRRSEIVARAVSPCGQEIIVIDDYGHHPTAVASTLAGYRDFYRGHKIIVDFMSHTYTRTAALLDEFASSFSSADSVIINKIYASAREDASAAPVTGKILAEHTAKKHPDVTYAAEFEEAAECALKKLSVPSGPKYPDGYVFVTMGAGDNWKAGKLLLEKLKNLGCEVKL